The Photobacterium sp. TY1-4 DNA window ATTGATGTTGAAAATAGATGCCCGTGAAAAAATATGCGCTCGTTGAATCATAAAAAGGGGCAATGCGGAGCACACACCGCCGGGATGGCGGTGTGTGCTGGCGGATTACTGATCATCACATACCGTTCGTGCCAAAGTGACGTGATGTTGTTCCAGAAGCTTCGCATATGTCCCGCTTTGGCACATGTCACTGAGCTTCGCATTAAAGGCTTTCATCACGGCTTCATCTTTGAAACCGGCCCTGAAGTGGGTCACGGCCGGGAACAGGTTGTGATAGGTCACCTCATTCAGCGGATGTCCGAGTGCTTTGGTGAAGTAGGCAAAGATATTTCGGTCGATCACCGCCACCTGTCCGTTCTCTTTCCAGAATTGGCTAACCTGATCGGCCTGGTTGGAAAATTCACGGTAATTGGAACGGTATTCAGAAACTGGGGAGAACAGAGATTCGAATGCACCGCCCAGCTCCGTATAAGCGTTTTGCCAGGTCAGAACCGGATGTTTTTTCAGATCGTCGATGGTGTGAATCGTCAGCTGATCGGCCTTCTTACTGATGGCAAAATTGGCGAATGTGATGAGGTTGTCGGAGTAAAATACGCCACTGTCATCTGCCATCACGCCAATCGCAGCATCAACGCCTTGTTGCTGCACGGCGCTTTGCAAATCACGGTATGACACTTGGACGAACTGGATGTCATAGTCTGCCAGCGCCTGTTTGACGACATCGACTTCTAATCCGTTGTTGGCATTGTCCATCACATAGGGCGGCATATCGTTGGCAATGGCAATTTTGAGTGTGTCTTGCGCAGCTTGGGAATCCGGGACAGAGAGTGCCGAGACGATCACCATCGCGCAGCATAAGCGTGCGCTAGCCGGGAAAAACGGTTTCAGCGACGTTGCAGTTTGGGTGCTCATGTTTGAATGACCTCTAAACGGACAAGGTACGATTAAGTGTAATGGTTCTTGGTCATCTGTCCGGTGAAATGTGCGCCCTGGCAGGCAGGCGCATTTGTGGTGCATGAGTGGCGCATTGGCCGCGGCATCCGGGGCTCGACCCATATACCGGCTAGTCAGATTGTATTGTTAATACGAATTGTTTTCACTTGCAATTGATTATGCGCGATCGTAATATCTGCGCCCACTCATAATCACATGCAATATAATAATGAATTACAATCAGTTATCAGTATTTTTCACTGTCGCTTTTTTGGCCGGCTGCAATAGCCACGCCACCAGTGAAAGCACCGGGACGCCAATATCAAAGCCAGGTCAAACGCAAGGTGAGTCTTCTGCCCAGACAGCTCGCACACTTGCGCTGACACACCAACAGATCAAACATCTTGATGTCTCCACGCTTACTTTCGAAGCGCCGGGTGTTTCCGTTCAAACCGCGGATCAAGTCAGCCAGATCAAAACCAACTTTGGCCGGGCCTCGGTCGATCCGGCGACGGGCCTGTTTGTGTTTCAGCCCTACGCAGCACAAGTCGCGCTCAAGCAAGCGGATACCCATCCGGCTTCCCTTCAGGCTTCCGCCCAGCAATATCATTTTGAAATCCGTTATCAAGTGAATGGCGTGGCGTACCAGGTGTCCGGATACGCGCTGCCTCAGCATCAGCAAGCCGATCAGACGTTCGTGCCGCGTTATCTTAAGGTCGATACCGAAGGACAGGTGCTGAGCCCGGACGAGCAGGTGATGACCCTGGCCAAAACGGATTGGTCGTGTGTGCAGGACGCGCAAACCGGCCTGACCTGGCAAACATTGCAGGCCAGTGGCGAGTTTGCGTTTGATTCCAGCTTTTACTGGGGCGATCGCAGCCAGCACCATCGGGATTTTGCCCAAGCGTCGTGTGGCCTGACCGGCACATGCAATACCGACAGTCTGGTCGCTGCGGCAAATCAGCAGCAGCTGTGCGGTCAATCGGACTGGCGACTGCCAACCCGAAATGAGTGGAAAACCATCCTGTCCCAGCAGTTCACTGATGAAGCACAGCGACTGTCG harbors:
- a CDS encoding substrate-binding periplasmic protein; the encoded protein is MSTQTATSLKPFFPASARLCCAMVIVSALSVPDSQAAQDTLKIAIANDMPPYVMDNANNGLEVDVVKQALADYDIQFVQVSYRDLQSAVQQQGVDAAIGVMADDSGVFYSDNLITFANFAISKKADQLTIHTIDDLKKHPVLTWQNAYTELGGAFESLFSPVSEYRSNYREFSNQADQVSQFWKENGQVAVIDRNIFAYFTKALGHPLNEVTYHNLFPAVTHFRAGFKDEAVMKAFNAKLSDMCQSGTYAKLLEQHHVTLARTVCDDQ
- a CDS encoding DUF1566 domain-containing protein, with the protein product MNYNQLSVFFTVAFLAGCNSHATSESTGTPISKPGQTQGESSAQTARTLALTHQQIKHLDVSTLTFEAPGVSVQTADQVSQIKTNFGRASVDPATGLFVFQPYAAQVALKQADTHPASLQASAQQYHFEIRYQVNGVAYQVSGYALPQHQQADQTFVPRYLKVDTEGQVLSPDEQVMTLAKTDWSCVQDAQTGLTWQTLQASGEFAFDSSFYWGDRSQHHRDFAQASCGLTGTCNTDSLVAAANQQQLCGQSDWRLPTRNEWKTILSQQFTDEAQRLSPIDSFYFPFVDANYDEAYWTGTFAQYANGHDADATPGDWQGSNATVGDAHVMWMGSDFADDRMPPRSTNEPRLAMLVSGAVIADDAQNSIDEVTATLKPEINAAGDEDTKWQNRFVKNGVSGQPLVDQSAQTWACTTDTYFASEVPNTQILWQRVDKDLPGMTFEQARSYVDTINAATLCGRNDWRLPTETELKSLLVDSFAFDMEGMSYRAGYVNTIFNDTVVEADSYYWTQTADEYDPETKHMAVAFQSEWAESSGEMNSSLYRVRLISTSVKQQ